CAGTTGTCCAGGATTAGCCCGTAAATGAACCACAAGCACAGGCCCGTCTGGAACACGAACAGCCAGGCCCACGACAGATCTTCGCAATGTTTGGTCCGGAACGCCCGAACAACCTGCGGAACAAACGACAATGTGGTCAAAAATCCTGCGATATATCCGAAGAGTGCGATGTCCATAGGGGCTAAGATT
This genomic window from Terriglobales bacterium contains:
- a CDS encoding SemiSWEET transporter, with product MDIALFGYIAGFLTTLSFVPQVVRAFRTKHCEDLSWAWLFVFQTGLCLWFIYGLILDNWPMILSNSITMLLCFALMTMKARYKRERAKSTARA